A window from Sebastes fasciatus isolate fSebFas1 chromosome 22, fSebFas1.pri, whole genome shotgun sequence encodes these proteins:
- the LOC141760267 gene encoding uncharacterized protein LOC141760267 — MPVISSLVSVHMRTHTSEKLYVCKTCGKRFDDKTSLKIHIRTHTGEKPFTCKTCGRAFRLNGELTVHMRTHTREKPYSCKKCWKKFSQTSALKTHMRTHTGERPYSCKTCGKDYISNDHLTVHMKTHTGEKPYSCKTCGKKFSRASTLKSHIIIHTGEKPYSCKTCGKHFGRKSNLMIHMKMHTGEKPFTCKTCGKGFKQSSEVKVHMRTHTGEKPYPCKTCGKDFGHKSSFLVHMRIHTGEKPFTCETCGKSFTQNSELKVHMRTHTGEKPYSCLTCGKKFSQTSSLKTHMRTHTDERTYSCKTCGKDFMCSGDLTIHMRTHTGEKPFTCKTCGKGFVGSSNLLVHM, encoded by the coding sequence ATGCCAGTTATAAGCTCTCTGGTATCGGtacacatgagaacccacacaagTGAGAAGCTGTAcgtttgcaaaacatgtgggaaaagattcgATGACAAAACATCATTGAAGATTCATATTAGAACccatacaggtgagaagccattTACTTGTAAGACATGTGGGAGAGCTTTCAGACTGAATGGtgaattgacagtccacatgagaacccatacacgtgagaagccatattcttgcaaaaaatgttggaaaaaattcAGTCAGACGTCAGCATTGAAGACTCATATGAGAACCCACACTGGTGAGAGGCCATattcttgtaaaacatgtggaaaagattaCATAAGTAATGATCACTTGACAGTTCACATGAAAACCCATACAGGCGAGAAGccgtattcttgcaaaacatgtggaaaaaaattCAGTCGGGCTTCGACATTGAAGAGTCATATAATaatccacactggtgagaagccatattcttgcaaaacatgtggaaaacatTTTGGACGTAAAAGTAACTTAATGATCCACATGAAAAtgcacacaggtgagaagccgtttacttgtaaaacatgtggaaaaggttTCAAACAAAGTAGTGAAGTgaaagtccacatgagaactcatacaggtgagaagccatatccttgcaaaacatgtggaaaagatttcgGACATAAAAGTAGCTTtttggtccacatgagaatccacacaggtgagaagccgtttacttgtgaAACATGTGGGAAAAGTTTCACACAAAATAGTGAATTgaaagtccacatgagaacccatacaggtgagaagccgtattcTTGCCTaacatgtggaaaaaaattCAGTCAGACGTCATCATTGAAGACTCATATGAGAACCCACACTGATGAGAGGACATattcttgtaaaacatgtggaaaagatttcatGTGTAGTGGTGATTTGACAATCCACATGAGAAcgcacacaggtgagaagccgtttacttgtaaaacatgtgggaaaggtTTCGTAGGTAGTAGTAACTTGTTGGTCCACATGTGA
- the LOC141760269 gene encoding uncharacterized protein LOC141760269, with product MPVITSVVSVHMRTHTSEKLYVCKTCGKRFDDKTSLKIHIRTHTGEKPFTCKTCGRAFRLNGELTVHMRVHTGEKPYSCKTCGKKFSQTSALKTHMRTHTGEKPYSCKTCGKHFGSKSNLMIHMKTHTGEKPYSCKTCGKKFSRASTLKSHIIIHTGEKPYPCKTCGKDFRHKSSFLVHMRIHTGEKPFTCETCGESFTQNSEVKIHMRTHTGEKLYPCKTCGKDFGHKSSFLVHMRTHTGEKPYSCKTCGKAFRQSNNLTVHMRTHTDEKPYSCKTCEKDFKQNRDLTVHMRTHTGEKPFTCKECGKAFGRNGNLMVHMRTFHPGEKP from the coding sequence ATGCCAGTTATAACCTCTGTGGTATCGGtacacatgagaacccacacaagTGAGAAGCTGTAcgtttgcaaaacatgtgggaaaagattcgATGACAAAACATCATTGAAGATTCATattagaacccacacaggtgagaagccattTACTTGTAAGACATGTGGGAGAGCTTTCAGACTGAATGGtgaattgacagtccacatgagagtccatacaggcgagaagccgtattcttgcaaaacatgtggaaaaaaattCAGTCAGACGTCAGCATTGAAGACTCATATGAGaacccacactggtgagaagccatattcttgcaaaacatgtggaaaacatTTTGGAAGTAAAAGTAACTTAATGATCCACATGAAAACCCATACAGGCGAGAAGccgtattcttgcaaaacatgtggaaaaaaattCAGTCGGGCTTCGACATTGAAGAGTCATATAATaatccacactggtgagaagccatatccttgcaaaacatgtggaaaagatttcagACATAAAAGTAGCTTtttggtccacatgagaatccacacaggtgagaagccgtttacttgtgaAACATGTGGGGAAAGTTTCACACAAAATAGTGAAGTGAAAAtccacatgagaactcatacaGGTGAGAAGCTATAtccttgcaaaacatgtggaaaagatttcgGACATAAAAGTAGCTTtttggtccacatgagaacccacacaggtgagaagccgtattcttgtaaaacatgtgggaaagcttTCAGACAGAGTAATAacttgacagtccacatgagaacccatacAGATGAGAAGCCGTattcttgtaaaacatgtgagaAAGATTTCAAACAAAATAGAGatttgacagtccacatgagaactcatacaggtgagaagccgtttacttgtaaagaATGTGGAAAAGCTTTCGGACGTAATGGTaacttgatggtccacatgagaacatTCCAcccaggtgagaagccgtaa